A window from Candidatus Methylomirabilota bacterium encodes these proteins:
- a CDS encoding response regulator encodes MAMIGFNGEAEHGRAHLLLVDPYGGSREGLGAALRGGSLVVETAEGIVEALAKMQDGEFDVAVIDLDLPPAHGIAENGWGLVRLVRELNPALPLVLIAAECPPDTQAEALRHGAARLLEKPINPRELRRIVQALRPETAPA; translated from the coding sequence ATGGCGATGATCGGCTTCAACGGCGAGGCGGAGCACGGGCGCGCTCATCTCCTGCTCGTCGACCCGTACGGCGGCAGCCGCGAGGGTCTGGGGGCCGCGCTTCGCGGCGGCAGCCTCGTCGTCGAGACCGCCGAAGGCATCGTGGAGGCGCTCGCGAAGATGCAGGACGGCGAGTTCGACGTCGCGGTGATCGACCTGGACCTGCCGCCCGCCCATGGCATCGCCGAGAACGGCTGGGGACTGGTGCGGCTCGTGCGCGAGCTGAATCCCGCGCTGCCCCTCGTCCTGATCGCGGCCGAATGCCCGCCGGACACGCAGGCCGAAGCCCTCCGACACGGAGCGGCGCGCCTGCTCGAGAAGCCCATCAATCCGCGCGAGCTGCGCCGCATCGTGCAGGCTCTGCGCCCGGAGACCGCCCCCGCATGA
- a CDS encoding antibiotic biosynthesis monooxygenase, whose amino-acid sequence MVKVGLLVRLEAKPGKENDVDAFLRGGLAVVEAEPATLTWFAIRLGPTTFGVFDAFPDEAGRRAHLSGGVAKALAAKADELFARPPVIETVDVLAVKFPKSS is encoded by the coding sequence ATGGTCAAGGTCGGCCTGCTGGTGCGCCTGGAGGCCAAGCCCGGCAAGGAGAACGACGTCGACGCCTTCCTGCGGGGAGGCCTTGCGGTGGTCGAAGCGGAGCCCGCGACGCTGACGTGGTTCGCGATTCGGCTGGGGCCGACCACGTTCGGCGTCTTCGACGCCTTCCCGGACGAGGCCGGCCGGAGGGCGCACCTCTCGGGCGGGGTGGCCAAGGCGCTCGCCGCCAAGGCCGACGAGCTGTTCGCGCGCCCGCCGGTGATCGAGACGGTGGACGTGCTCGCGGTGAAGTTTCCGAAGTCGAGCTAG
- a CDS encoding DedA family protein, with the protein MPDLSPLLEHWRYPAIFLVVILGNVGLPVPEESVLALAGFLAARGLLHLPGVLAVGALAAIVGDNLGYWAGRRYGPEALARYGRYVWITPGRLAKASAAMTRHGGLAVFAARFVPGVRSLAGPVAGATGMRPLTFVVSNALGAVAYVPYAVGLGYALGYGAGTAIERVLGRAEPVFVAAIVVVTVALIACRLVRHRAAARPL; encoded by the coding sequence ATGCCCGATCTGAGCCCTCTTCTCGAGCACTGGCGCTACCCGGCGATCTTCCTCGTGGTCATCCTCGGCAACGTGGGGCTGCCGGTCCCCGAGGAGAGCGTGCTCGCCCTCGCCGGCTTCCTCGCCGCGCGGGGCCTGCTGCACCTGCCCGGGGTACTGGCGGTCGGCGCCCTCGCCGCGATCGTCGGCGACAACCTCGGCTACTGGGCCGGCCGCCGCTACGGTCCTGAGGCGCTCGCGCGCTACGGCCGCTACGTGTGGATCACGCCGGGCCGGCTCGCGAAGGCCTCGGCCGCGATGACCCGTCACGGCGGCCTCGCGGTGTTCGCGGCCCGCTTCGTGCCGGGGGTGCGCTCCCTGGCCGGGCCGGTGGCGGGCGCGACCGGGATGCGTCCGCTCACCTTCGTGGTCAGCAACGCGCTCGGGGCGGTCGCCTACGTGCCGTACGCGGTCGGACTGGGCTACGCGCTCGGCTACGGCGCGGGGACCGCGATCGAGCGCGTCCTCGGGCGCGCGGAGCCGGTCTTCGTCGCGGCCATCGTCGTCGTGACGGTCGCCCTCATCGCCTGTCGGCTGGTCCGGCACCGCGCCGCAGCCCGACCGCTCTAG
- a CDS encoding trehalose-6-phosphate synthase, giving the protein MRFQLRLVAALWLASLVVIGIFAYLQVVEEKQRLTAELDRRAALLSEGLKEVLEPALARGGSKAQVDRLIKKFSKPDQGLAVYDRVASLIVATPDVAKILENPPPEVTWALTSGVVQTGFRQMEGKTLYVYADPIIREDRAAGALAVFLDASDLKSSEWERWRFNAVRFLVLAVVLALIALLVVRMSLTQPLAKMARWTKAVRRGHAIDPPELPDESLFGPIAREVSVLAKNLQRARAAAEEEAALRLIGQTLWTEERLKQFAKMRLGERVLVVVSNREPLSHVWKEGAIQVVTPASGLVTAMDPVMRACGGVWVAQASGDADRDTADARGRLRLPPDDPRYTLRRVWLTPEEDAGYYYGFSNEGLWPLCHIVHNRPLFRPEDWAQYRIVNEKFASAVLEEIAGTESPMVLIQDYHFALLPALIKRERPDARTAIFWHIPWPNFEAFSICPWQDELLLGMLGADLIGFHTQYYCNNFLDTVDRAIEARIDWERFSVTRGQHVTSVKPFPISVAPGFVDNPPTISRQALLQSLDTPAEFLGVGVERLDYTKGLPERFRALGRFFERFPEYRERVVFVQLAAPSRSTIPRYQALEAEVDAAVQEVNSAYQTNRWKPILYLKRHHEHRDIWPFYRHADFCMVTSLHDGMNLVAKEFISVRDDEDGALILSQFTGASSELRDAILVNPYDIDGMAEAIRTAVAMPVEERRARMARMRQGVREHNIYRWAGLLLSELERIPETAMAAPEAATSEKK; this is encoded by the coding sequence GTGAGGTTTCAGCTCCGGCTCGTCGCCGCGCTCTGGCTCGCCTCGCTGGTGGTCATCGGTATCTTCGCGTACCTGCAGGTCGTGGAGGAGAAGCAGCGGCTCACCGCGGAGCTGGACCGCCGGGCCGCGCTCCTCAGCGAGGGACTCAAGGAGGTGCTCGAGCCGGCACTGGCCCGCGGCGGATCGAAAGCGCAGGTGGACCGGCTGATCAAGAAGTTCAGCAAGCCCGATCAGGGACTCGCGGTCTACGATCGCGTGGCCTCGCTGATCGTGGCGACGCCCGACGTGGCCAAGATCCTGGAGAATCCGCCGCCCGAGGTCACCTGGGCTCTCACCTCGGGCGTGGTGCAGACCGGGTTCCGCCAGATGGAGGGCAAGACGCTCTACGTCTACGCGGATCCGATCATCCGCGAGGACCGGGCCGCCGGCGCGCTGGCCGTGTTCCTCGACGCCTCCGATCTCAAGAGCTCGGAGTGGGAGCGCTGGCGCTTCAACGCGGTTCGCTTCCTGGTGCTGGCGGTGGTCCTGGCCCTGATCGCCCTGCTGGTGGTGCGCATGAGCCTGACCCAGCCGCTGGCCAAGATGGCGCGCTGGACCAAGGCGGTGCGGCGCGGCCACGCCATCGATCCCCCCGAGCTGCCCGACGAGAGCCTCTTCGGGCCGATCGCCCGCGAGGTCTCGGTACTGGCCAAGAATCTTCAGCGGGCCCGGGCCGCCGCCGAGGAGGAGGCCGCGCTGCGTCTCATCGGCCAGACGCTCTGGACCGAGGAGCGGCTCAAGCAGTTCGCCAAGATGCGGCTGGGCGAGCGGGTGCTCGTGGTGGTGTCCAACCGCGAGCCGCTGAGCCACGTCTGGAAGGAGGGGGCGATCCAGGTGGTCACCCCGGCGAGCGGGCTCGTGACCGCGATGGATCCGGTCATGCGGGCGTGCGGCGGCGTGTGGGTGGCGCAGGCCAGCGGCGATGCCGACCGCGATACCGCCGACGCGCGCGGCCGCCTCCGGCTGCCGCCGGACGACCCGCGGTACACGCTCCGGCGCGTGTGGCTCACGCCGGAGGAGGACGCGGGCTACTACTACGGCTTCTCCAACGAGGGCCTGTGGCCCCTCTGCCACATCGTGCACAACCGCCCGCTGTTCCGTCCGGAGGACTGGGCGCAGTATCGAATCGTCAACGAGAAGTTCGCCAGCGCGGTGCTGGAGGAGATCGCGGGCACCGAGTCGCCGATGGTGCTGATCCAGGACTATCACTTCGCGCTGCTGCCCGCGCTCATCAAGCGGGAGCGCCCGGACGCGCGGACCGCGATCTTCTGGCATATCCCGTGGCCGAACTTCGAGGCCTTCAGCATCTGCCCGTGGCAGGACGAGCTGCTGCTCGGCATGCTGGGCGCCGACCTCATCGGGTTCCACACCCAGTACTACTGCAACAACTTCCTCGACACGGTGGATCGTGCGATCGAGGCCCGCATCGACTGGGAGCGCTTCTCGGTGACCCGCGGCCAGCACGTGACGTCGGTGAAGCCGTTCCCGATCAGCGTGGCCCCCGGCTTCGTGGACAATCCGCCCACCATCTCGCGACAGGCGCTGCTCCAGAGCCTGGACACCCCGGCCGAGTTCCTGGGCGTCGGGGTGGAGCGGCTCGACTACACCAAGGGCCTGCCCGAGCGCTTCCGGGCCCTCGGCCGCTTCTTCGAGCGCTTCCCGGAATATCGCGAGCGGGTGGTGTTCGTGCAGCTCGCCGCGCCGAGCCGCAGCACCATCCCCCGCTACCAGGCGCTGGAGGCCGAGGTGGACGCGGCGGTGCAGGAGGTCAACAGCGCCTACCAGACCAACCGCTGGAAGCCGATCCTCTACCTCAAGCGCCACCACGAGCATCGCGACATCTGGCCCTTCTACCGGCACGCCGACTTCTGCATGGTGACGTCGCTGCACGACGGCATGAACCTCGTCGCCAAGGAGTTCATCTCGGTGCGCGACGACGAGGACGGCGCCCTCATCCTGAGCCAGTTCACCGGCGCCTCGTCCGAGCTGCGCGACGCGATCCTGGTGAACCCCTACGACATCGACGGGATGGCGGAGGCGATCCGCACCGCGGTGGCGATGCCGGTGGAGGAGCGGCGGGCCCGCATGGCCCGCATGCGCCAGGGCGTGCGCGAGCACAACATCTATCGGTGGGCCGGTCTGCTCCTGAGCGAGCTCGAGCGCATCCCCGAGACCGCCATGGCCGCGCCGGAAGCGGCGACGTCGGAGAAGAAATGA
- the hpnR gene encoding hopanoid C-3 methylase HpnR, producing MRVLLVHPSPLMYSELYLRLEPLGLERVASAIRAAGHEVRLLDLQVFQHADYWRELAAFAPRAIGFSVNYLANVPEVIDLAKATRAKRPDAFIMVGGHSASFVAHEFLEHAEGAIDCIVRGEGEVIAPRVLEAIGDPKLDTLPGVVTMTGQGPSPTLLDDLDLHPPARDLGRKRHKYFIGVLDPCASVEFTRGCPWDCSFCSAWTFYGRSYRKGSPEKAGEELARIREPNVFIVDDVAFIHAEHGFAIGREIERRRVRKQYYLETRCDVLIKNQELFAFWKKLGLFYMFLGIEALDEAALKAHRKRVTLNENLRALEIARSLGLTVAINIIADPSWDEARFAAVREWALGVPEVVHLTVATPYPGTELWLTESRQLTSRDYRLFDVQHAVLPTKLPLRRFYEELVNTQAILNRKHLGWGALRLYGLPALRAASRGQTNYLRMLWKFSTVYNTERQYADHQRPVRYEMRPPRPPARSKPSKQELYIHMPAPVH from the coding sequence ATGCGAGTGCTGCTCGTGCACCCGAGCCCGCTGATGTATTCGGAGCTGTATCTTCGCCTGGAGCCGCTGGGCCTCGAGCGGGTGGCCTCGGCGATCCGCGCCGCCGGCCACGAGGTACGGCTGCTCGACCTGCAGGTTTTTCAGCACGCCGACTACTGGCGCGAGCTCGCCGCGTTCGCGCCGCGGGCCATCGGCTTCTCGGTGAATTATCTGGCCAATGTGCCGGAGGTGATCGACCTCGCCAAAGCGACCAGGGCGAAGCGGCCCGACGCGTTCATCATGGTGGGCGGCCACAGCGCGTCGTTCGTGGCGCACGAGTTCCTCGAGCACGCCGAGGGCGCCATCGATTGCATCGTGCGCGGCGAGGGCGAGGTGATCGCCCCGCGCGTCCTCGAGGCCATCGGCGACCCGAAGCTCGACACCCTGCCGGGCGTGGTGACCATGACCGGACAGGGGCCGAGCCCGACCCTGCTCGATGATCTCGATCTGCACCCGCCCGCGCGGGACCTCGGACGAAAGCGCCACAAGTACTTCATCGGCGTGCTCGACCCGTGCGCCTCGGTCGAGTTCACCCGCGGCTGCCCGTGGGACTGCTCGTTCTGCAGCGCGTGGACGTTCTACGGGCGCAGCTATCGCAAGGGCTCGCCCGAGAAGGCGGGCGAGGAGCTGGCCCGCATCCGCGAGCCCAACGTGTTCATCGTGGACGACGTGGCCTTCATCCACGCCGAGCACGGCTTCGCGATCGGGCGCGAGATCGAGCGGCGACGCGTCCGCAAGCAGTACTACCTCGAGACCCGCTGCGACGTGCTGATCAAGAACCAGGAGCTGTTCGCCTTCTGGAAGAAGCTCGGGCTCTTCTACATGTTCCTCGGCATCGAGGCCCTCGACGAGGCCGCGCTGAAGGCACACCGCAAGCGGGTCACCCTCAACGAGAACCTGCGCGCGCTGGAGATCGCGCGCTCCCTCGGCCTCACCGTCGCGATCAACATCATCGCGGATCCGAGCTGGGACGAGGCGCGCTTCGCGGCGGTGCGCGAGTGGGCGCTCGGCGTGCCCGAGGTGGTGCATCTCACGGTGGCCACGCCCTATCCCGGCACCGAGCTCTGGCTCACCGAGTCGCGGCAGCTCACCTCGCGCGACTATCGCCTCTTCGACGTGCAGCACGCGGTGCTGCCCACGAAGCTGCCGCTCAGGCGCTTCTACGAGGAGCTGGTGAACACCCAGGCGATCCTCAACCGCAAGCATCTCGGCTGGGGCGCCCTGCGCCTCTACGGCCTCCCCGCCCTGCGGGCGGCCTCCCGCGGGCAGACCAACTACCTCCGGATGCTGTGGAAGTTCAGCACGGTCTACAACACCGAGCGGCAGTACGCCGATCACCAGCGGCCGGTGCGCTACGAGATGCGCCCGCCGCGGCCGCCGGCCCGGAGCAAGCCCAGCAAGCAGGAGCTGTACATCCACATGCCCGCGCCGGTCCACTAA
- a CDS encoding DUF1932 domain-containing protein, whose translation MATIGLLHPGDMGSVVGACAVAGGSRVLWASEGRSAGTRDRAAAAGLEDAARLAAVVAGSDVVVSVCPPHAALDLARAVAALRFSGLFVDANAVSPSTAREIGGTVEAGGAVFVDGGLIGPPPRAAGTTRLYLSGREAKRASALFDGTRLEAIALSDAPGAASALKMAYAAYTKGVSALLIGVRALAAAEGVDDALLAEWHRSQPDLPKRSEAAARDNARKAWRFVGEMEEITAAFEAAGLPGDFHEAAAEIYRRLAVYKDATTPPSMADLVGPLTRRTS comes from the coding sequence ATGGCGACGATCGGGCTTCTGCATCCGGGTGACATGGGCAGCGTGGTCGGCGCCTGCGCGGTGGCCGGCGGCTCCCGCGTGCTCTGGGCCTCCGAGGGACGGAGCGCGGGCACCCGCGACCGCGCCGCCGCCGCCGGCCTCGAGGACGCGGCGCGGCTCGCCGCGGTCGTCGCGGGCAGCGACGTCGTCGTCTCGGTGTGCCCGCCGCACGCCGCGCTCGATCTGGCGCGGGCGGTCGCGGCCCTGCGCTTCTCCGGCCTGTTCGTCGACGCCAACGCGGTGTCACCGTCGACCGCGCGCGAGATCGGCGGAACGGTGGAGGCCGGCGGCGCCGTCTTCGTCGACGGCGGGCTCATCGGGCCGCCGCCCCGCGCCGCGGGCACGACACGCCTGTATCTCTCCGGCCGCGAGGCCAAGCGCGCGTCCGCGCTCTTCGACGGCACCCGGCTCGAGGCGATCGCGCTGAGCGACGCGCCCGGCGCCGCCTCCGCCCTGAAGATGGCGTACGCCGCCTACACCAAGGGCGTCTCCGCGCTGCTGATCGGCGTGCGCGCGCTTGCGGCCGCCGAGGGAGTGGACGACGCGCTGCTCGCCGAGTGGCACCGGTCGCAGCCGGATCTGCCGAAGCGCTCCGAGGCCGCGGCCCGCGACAACGCGCGAAAGGCCTGGCGCTTCGTGGGCGAGATGGAGGAGATCACCGCCGCCTTCGAGGCCGCCGGCCTGCCCGGCGACTTCCACGAGGCCGCCGCCGAGATCTATCGGCGTCTGGCCGTCTACAAGGACGCGACCACGCCGCCGTCGATGGCCGATCTCGTCGGCCCACTGACCCGCCGCACGTCCTAG
- a CDS encoding OmpA family protein, translating into MRQVMKLGVLLPAAVLLVSGCATKDWVREQFTRSDAAADQRFTKVEGQVEGVSTEVKGVTTQVKSLEGSVADARNRADAAMTKAEGVDSRLTRLWSNRYNQKTADTLEVYFGFDKAELTDGAQTALLGVVKELQGNPTLIVELGGYTDPKGTVDYNYGLSQRRVEAVRRFLVEKGVSLTRVHAVGLGPITAKETPDEKKRRVTVKMLVDQD; encoded by the coding sequence ATGCGACAGGTGATGAAGCTGGGCGTCCTGCTGCCGGCGGCGGTCCTGCTGGTGTCGGGCTGCGCCACGAAGGACTGGGTCCGCGAGCAGTTCACCAGGAGCGACGCCGCGGCGGATCAGCGCTTCACGAAGGTCGAGGGTCAGGTCGAGGGCGTGAGCACCGAGGTCAAGGGTGTGACCACCCAGGTGAAGAGCCTCGAGGGTTCCGTGGCCGACGCGCGCAACCGCGCCGACGCCGCCATGACCAAGGCGGAGGGCGTCGACAGCCGGCTGACCCGGCTGTGGAGCAACCGCTACAACCAGAAGACGGCCGATACCCTCGAGGTCTACTTCGGCTTCGACAAGGCCGAGCTGACCGACGGAGCGCAGACCGCCCTGCTGGGCGTGGTCAAGGAGCTGCAGGGCAACCCCACGCTGATCGTGGAGCTGGGTGGCTACACCGATCCGAAGGGCACCGTGGATTACAACTACGGGCTGAGCCAGCGCCGGGTCGAGGCGGTACGTCGCTTCCTGGTCGAGAAGGGCGTCTCGCTGACGCGCGTGCACGCGGTGGGCCTCGGGCCCATCACCGCGAAGGAGACCCCGGACGAGAAGAAGCGCCGGGTGACCGTCAAGATGCTGGTGGACCAGGACTAG
- the trxC gene encoding thioredoxin TrxC, whose product MADVVMVECPACGATNRVPTDRLRARLEPVCGKCREPLPVGKPQPVTDASFGQDVERSPLPVLVDAWAPWCGPCHMIAPVIEQLATELAGRVRVVKLNVDDNPRTAARFNLRSIPTLLVLKDGREVDRLVGVQPKQEIARRLEQAIA is encoded by the coding sequence ATGGCTGACGTGGTGATGGTCGAGTGTCCCGCGTGCGGCGCGACCAATCGCGTCCCCACGGACCGGCTCCGCGCGCGGCTCGAGCCGGTCTGCGGCAAGTGCCGGGAGCCGCTGCCGGTGGGCAAGCCGCAGCCGGTCACCGACGCCAGTTTCGGCCAGGACGTGGAGCGCTCGCCCCTGCCGGTGCTGGTGGACGCGTGGGCGCCGTGGTGCGGGCCGTGCCACATGATCGCGCCGGTGATCGAGCAGCTCGCGACCGAGCTGGCCGGCCGCGTGCGGGTGGTGAAGCTCAACGTGGACGACAATCCCCGGACCGCCGCACGGTTCAACCTGCGCTCGATCCCCACCCTGCTCGTTCTCAAGGACGGCCGCGAGGTCGATCGGCTCGTGGGGGTGCAGCCCAAGCAGGAGATCGCGCGTCGCCTCGAGCAAGCGATCGCCTGA